In Jannaschia sp. W003, the genomic stretch GCCCGGACCGCCCGGAAGCCGCGCCCGGCGTTGCCCCGTACCGGCGCACGGCCCATGCTCGGGGCGACCGCAACGGGGAGCCGGACGGACCCATGCGCGCGCCTCCCGACCCCTCCCATCCCCGCCTCGACGCGGTGCTGGACCGGCTCGCCGCCCGCAACGGCGCCGGGGCCGCGGTATCGCTGCGGGACGTGCTCGAGGAGAGCGGGAGCCGCGCCCACGGCCTCGCGATCCTCGTGCTCGCGCTGCCCGAGGCGCTGCCCCTGCCGATCCCCAGCGCGGGCGCGGTGCTCGGCGTGCCGCTGCTGCTCGTGTCCGCGCATCTGCTGATCCACGGCGAGCGGATGCGCCTGCCGGCGGCGGTGACGGCGCGCCGGGTGCCAGGCCCCGCGCTCGACGCGCTCGCGCGCTTCGCCGGCCCCGCGATCCGCCGGGCGGAGCGCCTCACCCGCCCGCGCCTGCCGTCGATGGTCCGGCGCGAGCGCCTCGTCGGCCTCGCCGCGACGCTGATGTCG encodes the following:
- a CDS encoding exopolysaccharide biosynthesis protein yields the protein MRAPPDPSHPRLDAVLDRLAARNGAGAAVSLRDVLEESGSRAHGLAILVLALPEALPLPIPSAGAVLGVPLLLVSAHLLIHGERMRLPAAVTARRVPGPALDALARFAGPAIRRAERLTRPRLPSMVRRERLVGLAATLMSLVLFLPIPFVNLPPAIVLAILGWGLVQRDGLFVATGLALTPVLLGGSALLGGWAADWIAAWL